GTCACATATCAATTGCTACTGTATGCATTTTCCATTAATCTTCTTCAGTTATTGTCAagattaatttttatatttattgtttttttccTTGACATTTTTGTAGCGGATTCCCTACTCTTTTGTGAGGAATTTCAAGGAAAAGCTTCCCTCAAGATGCACAATCGAATCCGAGGCAAAGAACTCAGTTCGAAATTCATGGCCAGTAAGAATTCGAAAGAAAGGTCGCTACTATTATATTTGCAGACTTTCGTGgccaaaatttgttaaagatcATCATTTGAAGCTTGGAGATTACCTCTTATTTCATCTGATAGATAAAACAACATTTAGAGTAAAGCCATATGGTGCCGATTGTTGCCCAAAAAAATTTAATGTATACAACTCATCCAGTAGCTCCAGTGatgatgaatctgatgatgGCTCTGATGAAAGCTTTGATGATAGTGATGAAACTGAATTTTACAGAGATGATGGAATAAGGCCATCAAAAGTTCATCCTGCTAAAAAAAAGGTTTACACTAAGTATCAGATTGATCGTGATAATTTTCGTTCTAATAAATTCAAGAAGTTGAGGAAAACAAGAAAGTCAGGTGAGATGGATTAAATATAATCTCTCTTGATCTGTGTGTAAGGTAGATTATGTTAGATAATTTTAATCACGTCTCATTTTTCTTATGCAAATAATTGGAAAGGTGTTGGGAAGCAAATAactggttaaatagcgcccaaaggaaaactagtatgttttgtatttaacataaattaaatatatgaaagttaaaaaaataataaattacccATAATTTCAAGAACTTGCTTCCCATCACCTTTCCAATTATTTGCATAAGAAAAATGAGACGTGATTAAAATTATCTAACATAATCTACCTTACACACAGATCAAGAGAGATTATATTTAATCCATCTCACCTGACTTTCTTGTTTTCCTCAACTTCTTGAATTTATTAGAACGAAAATTATCACGATCAATCTGATACTTAGTGTAAACCTTTTTTTTAGCAGGATGAACTTTTGATGGCCTTATTCCATCATCTCTGTAAAATTCAGTTTCATCACTATCATCAAAGCTTTCATCAGAGCcatcatcagattcatcatCACTGGAGCTACTGGATGAGTTGTATACATTAAATTTTTTTGGGCAACAATCGGCACCATATGGCTTTACTCTAAATGTTGTTTTATCTATCAGATGAAATAAGAGGTAATCTCCAAGCTTCAAATGATgatctttaacaaattttggcCACGAAAGTCTGCAAATATAATAGTAGCGACCTTTCTTTCGAATTCTTACTGGCCATGAATTTCGAACTGAGTTCTTTGCCTCGGATTCGATTGTGCATCTTGAGGGAAGCTTTTCCTTGAAATTCCTCACAAAAGAGTAGGGAATCCGCTACAAAAATGTCAAggaaaaaaacaataaatataaaaattaatctTGACAATAACTGAAGAAGATTAATGGAAAATGCATACAGTAGCAATTGATATGTGACTTACAATTTCTCTCGTGAAATCATCTTCCATCAACAGCTTAATAAAGGACGGATTAAAGTTGTAATTTTGTTCCATTTTGGAACTTGGCTTGGAGAGGAAAACAAGAACGATGAGCTCTTCTGGGTTgaggaaagaaggaaagagaaGTAAATATAGACTTTAAGGTTGGTGCCAGTTCAAATTACACGGCTTTTTGTTTGCCTTTTGTTCGTATTTTGTACATACATTAAATTCTGTAGACTTTTAGACTACCAGACACTCTTTTTATAGTCATCATGTTAGTCACGATTCATGAGTGTCACCATTATTACTTCCATATTAAATTAACTCCATTTAGTACATTGAATAGAGAGAAATAAATGTACAACCATGCAGTGAATTGCATCTTTTGTTCTTCATTAGTTCTAATTAATCACCTTTCTTCATGGCAACCCTTGATTAACAAGGGATTTGAGCTCCCATCAATCGAGATAACTAGTTAATACTATAGGTTCgaaattttcaaatgtgaaCATAATTACATGGAAGTCTAAAGACCGAATTAGATTAATTAAATGTTGTTCTTGAATAGTGAATTTAAGATATGTGAGTCAGACTAAAGTAGTAACTTATCCCTGTCATGATTACATGAGTTGGGAGCAAGACCTATGGTTGGTCTAAAACCTAAGTGGGAGATCTAAAAATCAAAATAGTGTAGTGAAAAAAGATGTTATTAATAGTTTAGTGCCCATCTAGATATATGcccctttttctgttttattcCATTTATTTGT
This region of Coffea eugenioides isolate CCC68of unplaced genomic scaffold, Ceug_1.0 ScVebR1_1690;HRSCAF=2585, whole genome shotgun sequence genomic DNA includes:
- the LOC113755750 gene encoding B3 domain-containing protein REM23-like, translated to MEQNYNFNPSFIKLLMEDDFTREIRIPYSFVRNFKEKLPSRCTIESEAKNSVRNSWPVRIRKKGRYYYICRLSWPKFVKDHHLKLGDYLLFHLIDKTTFRVKPYGADCCPKKFNVYNSSSSSSDDESDDGSDESFDDSDETEFYRDDGIRPSKVHPAKKKVYTKYQIDRDNFRSNKFKKLRKTRKSGEMD